In the genome of Candidatus Pristimantibacillus lignocellulolyticus, the window GAAATAAAACATATTGTGAAGTTTAAGGAGGTAGTGAGACAGTGGTCGATCTACATAAATATGAATTGCCGATTGCTCAAGCATTATCAGCAGATTATATAGAAGGTAAGCAGCAAGTTGTCGAAACGCTGTACGGCTACTATGCTGGTAATCAAGAGGATTGGGCTAAGCGCTCATCAAGATTAACACAATTGCAACATACACGCGTGGAAAGTGAGTCGTTAGCCAGTGTACTTAAAGCATACAATGAACGTTTGTCTGCAGGCGAAGAAACGATTGCTAATATTACTCATATCGCACAAGGGGCAAAAGTTGTAATTGGAGGTCAACAAGCAGGTATTTGGACAGGGCCATTACTTGTTGTTCATAAGGCAGTATCTGTTATACAAGCAGCACTATCAGCAAGTGAGCAGTTAAAAGAGAAGGTAGTTCCTGTATTTTGGATTGCTGGTGAAGATCATGATTGGGATGAAGTGAATCATACGTATTTGATCTCATCAGAACAGCAATTGAAAAAATTATCTATTAATAGAGATGCTTCATTAAGAACTTCTGTAAGTCGCACCACTATTAGTACGGAACAATGGCAAGAAACTTTAGAAGAATTGTCTCAGCAGTTACCTGGATCTGAGTTCAAAGAGCAGCTCATTCAAGAGCTAGTAGCAATGGGAGAGAAATCAACCTCATTATCTGATTTCTTTGGTAATATGTTGAGCGCACTATTCGCTAAGTATGGCTTAGTACTTATTGATTCCGATGATCCTAAGGTTAGAGAGATTGAACGTAACATGTTTGCACGATTGTTAAAACACAATGATGAATTAGAACATGCGTATCTTCAAACAGCACAGGCTGTGCGTGATTTAGGATATTCATTACAGGCGGATGTAACAGCGAATAGTGCTAACCTATTCCTGTTTGTTGAGGAAAGTCACGATGATCGGGTCTTGTTATATAAAGAGAATGGTGAATTCCGTGATCGCAAAAAACAGTATCATTGGTCGATGCAACAGCTAGAAGACTTGTTGCAGAACAAACCTCAAAGTTTCAGTAACAATGTATTAACACGTCCTTTAATGCAAGATTATCTATTCCCTGTACTGGCAACTGTACTTGGTCCAGGCGAAATTTCATATTGGGGATTAACGAAACAAGCCTTTGAAGTACTAGGTATGGAGATGCCAATCATTGTTCCTCGTATGTCTTATACGTTAGTAGAAGGTATTATTGCTAAAAATATGGCGAAATACGAATTATCTTTCGCTGATGTAATGGATCATTTCCAAGAGCGTAAGCAACAATGGCTACATGATCAAGATGAATTACATGTTGCTGATCAATTCAAGCATGTGCGTGAACAATTTACAGCAATGTATGCTCCTCTAATCGAACTTGCTGGTTCGATCCAAAGTGGGTTATCTAAGCTTGGTGATACGAACATGAACAAAATTATTGAACAAATGTCTTATATGGAAGCAAAAACGGTAGATGCACAGCAGAAACAGTTTGAAGCTGCTATTCGTCAATTAGATCGAATTGAGCTCTCGTTGAAACCTGGTGGTAAACCACAGGAACGAGTACTTTCAATGATTTCATATTGGAATCGATATGACAAAGCATGGTTGGATGCTATCTTTGCGGTAACTTACTGTAGAACCGGTGGACATGAGATAGTATACTTGTAAGAGTAAGTTCAAAAAGCAGACTTTGATAACGATGAGTATGCTTACGAGGCTTATTCGACATCGAATATGAAGCGAACTTGGGAAGTCCGGTACGCATGTACCAATAACGTACATTTGCGTTTCCTCCTACCACAAGTAGCGCCTCATCTTCTTGGCTCTGAAAGCCCGCTTTTTGAACCTTTATTGTAAGAGTAAGTTCAAAAAGCAGACTTTGATAACGATGAGTATAATACCGAAGCATAGTAGGTGTTGAATGCCTACTAAAGTATATGGCGTTTCTCGGAAGACAAGCATGATCTTCCGAGAAATGTTTCTTTCAGAAATAATTTAGTTGCTAGTGTACAGACAAGTTATCTTGTACGACATATAATAAGTTGTTGGTTCACATTAAATATGGATAATTACTGGAGGATGAATATGAACGTTTTAGACAAAAGTATTATTACAGACATTTCACTTGCCCCTCAAGGTCATCTAAAAATTGATTGGGCGAGCAGTCATATGCCTGTTCTGAATGAAGTTCGCGCTCAATTTGAGAAAGAACAACCATTCAAAGGGTTGAAAGTTTCAATCTCTTTGCATCTAGAAGCAAAGACAGCATACTTAGCAAAAGTCGTTCAAGCGGGTGGAGCTGAGGTTACAATTACTGGAAGTAATCCACTATCAACCCAAGATGATATTTGTGCAGCGTTAGTAGAAGATGGTATTAAAGTTTTCGGTAAATATAATCCATCCCCAGAAGAATTTAAAATGCTTAATATGAAAGCTTTGGAAAACAATCCGGATCTAATCATTGATGACGGTGGAGATCTAGTAACATTATTGCATACAGAAAGCAAACAACATGCTGTTAATGTACGTGGCGGAGCTGAAGAAACGACAACAGGTATTATTCGTTTGAAAGCATTGGAAAAAGAAGGAACTCTTACTTTCCCAATGGTTGCTGTAAATGATGCATACTGCAAGTACTTGTTCGATAACCGCTATGGTACTGGTCAATCTGTTTTTGATGGTATTAATGGAACAACTAACTTAGTTATTGCTGGTAAAACAGTAGTTGTTGCTGGTTATGGTTGGTGTGGTAAAGGTGTTGCCATGCGTGCTAAAGGTCTTGGTGCTAGCGTCATTGTAACAGAAATTGATCCGATTAAAGCTGTTGAAGCTTACATGGATGGTTTCAAAGTTATGCCAATGGAGGAAGCAGCTAAAATTGGTGATTTATTCGTTACTGTTACAGGTAACCGTGATGTTATTCGTAAAGAGCATTATGAAGTGATGAAGGATGGAGCAATTCTTTCAAATGCTGGACACTTTGATGTAGAAGTAAACAAAGTAGACCTAGAAGCAATGAGCGTGAGTAAACGTACGGTTCGTCGTAACATCGAGGAGTACAAACTTGAAGACGGTCGTAAATTCTATCTACTTGCAGAAGGTCGTCTAGTTAACTTAGCTGCTGGTGATGGTCATCCAGCAGAAATTATGGATATGACTTTTGCACTTCAAGCACTAAGCTTGAAATATGTAAATGATCAATATAAAGCAATTGGTAAGCAAGTGGTTAACGTTCCTTATGAAATTGATCAACAAGTTGCTAATTTGAAATTAGAAGCACTTGGTATGGGGATTGACTCTTTAACGCAAGCTCAAGTGGCTTATCTTGATAGCTGGGAATAAAAATTAAAATAAAATAATTAGAGAATCCTGCTTATAAAAGCAGGATTTTTCTTTTTTGTGGCGAAATAGTCTTACTTAGTGGTGGAAAGTGGAGCGAAGTGGAGTAAAAAGGGGAGAGGGTGGAGCGAAATTATGTTTATGGGAGAATATCAACATAGCATTGACGACAAAGGTCGTATTATAATCCCAGCCAAATTTCGTGATCAACTCGGATCAACCTTTGTAGCAACACGAGGCTTAGATAATTGCTTGTTCATATATCCTGCAAGTGAGTGGGAAGTATTAGAGCAAAAATTAAAAACTTTACCATTAATGAAAGCAGATGCACGTGCCTTTACAAGATTCTTCTTCTCTGGCGCAATAGAATGTGATCTGGATAAGCAGGGTCGTATCAATCTACCACAACATCTAAGGGAATATGCAAAGCTCGAAAAAGATTGCATGGTATTAGGTGTTTCTAATCGGGTAGAGGTATGGAGTAAGTCATCTTGGGAAGGCTATTATGAAGAATCAGAGCAAACGTTTAATGAGATTGCTGAAAAACTTGTAGACTTTGATTTTAATTTCTAATAGGACAACATGAATTGGGGGATTTAACGTGTTTTTGCATACAACAGTTTTATTGGAGGAAGCAGTCAAAGGGCTTAATATTAAGCCTAATGGAATATATGTCGACTGTACGCTTGGTGGAGCGGGACATAGTCAGTTAATTGCCGCATCATTAGGGGATCAGGGACGTCTTATCGCTTTCGACCAGGACGACTGGGCACTCGAGAATGCAAAGGTTAAGCTTGCCCCTTATATGGATAAAGTTACGCTTGTTCGCAGTAATTTTCGCTATCTTGAACAGGAGTTAAAGCATTGTAATGTACCTATGTTGGACGGTGTTCCACAAGTTGATGGTATTCTTTTCGATTTGGGTGTATCTAGTCCTCAGCTTGATGAAGCGGAACGCGGATTCAGCTATAATCAGGACGCACCATTAGATATGCGTATGGATCGTGATGAGGAATTGACGGCTTATCATATTGTGAACGAGTGGGATGAAAGAGAAATTGCTCGTATTCTTGATCGATATGGAGAAGAGAAGTTTGCGCGCAACATCGCTCGTTCCATTGTGAAAATCCGCCAGGTCAATGCGATTGAAACAACAGAACAATTAGCAGAGATTGTTAAAAATGCGATTCCTGCAGCTACAAGACGTACAGGAGGGCATCCTGCAAAACGTTCATTCCAAGCGCTCAGAATAGCTGTGAACGATGAGCTTGGTTCTGAGGAAGAAGCTCTTGAGGCGGCAGTGCGTTGTACAGCTCCCGAAGGAAGAATTTCCGTCATAACATTCCATTCGTTAGAAGATCGTATTTGTAAACAAACTTTTGTTAAATACGTAGAAAAATGTACTTGTCCACCTGATTTCCCAATGTGTGTTTGTGGGACGAAAGGTACATTGAAATTAATTACACGTAAGCCAATCTTGCCAAGTGAGTTAGAGATTGAACAAAACTCACGATCAAGATCAGCCAAATTAAGAATAGCAGAAAAGCTGTAGGGGGGATTAATCTTGGCATATCAATATGGTAATTTAGCAATGAAACCTAAGCGTAAAGAACAAGAAGAGTACATCATACGCGAAACGAAGAAAAAAGTCGTTCGTAAAAAACCAATACCAGCAGGGGAAAAAGTATTATATCTTGCAGCTGTACTATTAGCTGTTATCATCTCGGGAATTATCATATTTAGGTATGCTAATATCTACGGTACGAATATGCAAATTAAGCAAGTTAATAATGAAATACAAGCAATGACAATTGAAGTTGAGCAATTACACCGTGAAGTTCAAACGCTAAGTGATCCTAAGCGAATTCGTGAATTCGCTGAATCATTAGGAATGGTAAGTAGCTTAGATGCTGGGATTGTTGTCAAGAAGTCGAGCTCCTCAGGGGCAACGGCAAAGCTTGAATAGGAAGTGATAGATATGATAAAACGAATTAAATTACGTACACTACTACTTGGAGGGGTAATTACCCTCCTTTTTCTCTTTCTAATTTTTCATATTTATAAAGTACAAGTAGTCGAAGGGTCGATGTGGCTGCAATTAGCAGAAAAACGTTGGTCTACTTCTGAAACTTTCAAATCCAAACGCGGTACCATTACAGACCGTGAAGGCAATGTACTTGCGATGGATGCCATAGCATATAACGTGTCTATTAATCCTAAATTGATTCATGGTGCTGAAATTAATGATGAAGTGATTGAAGCATTAGTTTCCATTCTTGGTATGTCAGAAGAAACGGCAAGTGCTAATGTGAATGCAAAGCGAGAAGATGGAACTTATTACTCAAATCGTGAATTACGTAAAGGCGGCTGGCAGATCGAAAAAGAAGTGGCCGATAAATTAAAAGAATTTTCTGATGAGTTAAAGAAGAAATTATCGATAGAAAAGAAAACAGTAGATTCAGGCATTTATATCGTGGAAACCTATGAGCGACTCTATCCTCAAAATAAAATAGCATCTCAATTACTAGGTTATATTAGTGTAGATGGTGAAAATAAGATGGGTGTAGAATCGACGTTCAACGACAAATTAACTGGTTCTGATGGTTATATTTCTTACCAAAAGGATGGTAATAAAGTTCAGATTGCTGGTAGTGATGTAGAATATGTTGCTCCAAAAGATGGACAGAAAATTCAATTAACCATAGATAGCGAAATTCAAAATTTTGCGGAAGAAGCGCTTCGCAATGTTGTAAAACAGTATAGTCCGAAGAGTGCGACTGCTATTGTTGCAGATCCTAATACGATGGAAATATTAGCGATGGCTAATATGCCAGATTTCGATCCGAATAACTACGGTGATAGTGATTATAGTAATATGTACAATCATGCTGTTGGTTCATTGTATGAGCCTGGTTCGACTTTCAAAATTGTTACATTAGCTTCAGCAATAGAAGAAGGCGTCTTTGACCCAGATGAGTTATACCAATCAGGTACGATCTATGTGCCTGGAGATCCAAAACCGATTAGTGATCATAATAAATATGGATGGGGTATGATTTCATTTCTTGATGGCCTGAAATATTCTAGTAACGTTGCCTTTGTTAAATTAGGGTTTGAACGTCTTGGTGGCGAGAAGTTGAGGGAGTATTACACTAATTTTGGCTTTGCACAGAAAACAGGAATTGAAATTCCGAATGAAGCAGTAGGTACGATACGATTCAAGTATAATCGTGAGATTGCTGCTGCTGCCTTTGGACAAGGCGGTGTTGTAGTAACTCCAATTCAACAAGTTGCAGCAGTTGCAGCCGTCGCTAACGGCGGAGAATTAATGAAACCATTTATTGTGAAAAGTATAACTGATCCTACTACTCAAACAACGACTATAACATCACCAACCGTTGTACGTAGAGTTATTTCTGAAGAATCTTCTAAACTTGCAAATGAGTATTTAGAGCAAGTTGTATCCGATCGTATTAATGGTACAGGAAGAAATGCTTATATTGAAGGTTATAGAGTAGCAGGTAAGACAGGTACCGCGCAAAAGGTTGTTGGTAAAGACTACTCGACTGATAAGTATGTCGTTTCCTTTATCGGATATGCACCAGTGGATGATCCACAATTAATTGTTTTAGTAATAGTAGATGAGCCTAATGATAAACATGCTGGAGGTAGTAAAGTAGCTGCGCCAGTATTCCAAGAAATTATGTTGAAAAGCTTAAGAAAGCTTGATATTGCTCCTAACTATGAAAATAGTGAAGTAGAAGAAAATAATATGCCGACAGAAATAATGGTATCTACACCTGATGTTACAGGGATGAAGGGTGGACTTGCCAAAGAAAAACTTAAAAATGCAGGCCTTCCATATGAATTTATAGGTGATGGCTCGATTGTAGAGCAACAGATTCCTACAGCAGGTTCATTAGTTCATCCTACACAAACTGTCTACCTAGTAACTGAGCAAAAAGAGAATTTGAACGTGCCTGATCTGACAGGTGTATCGCTTCGTGATGCTGTAGAAATTGCTGCCTTACTCGGTGTACAACTGAAAATAGAAGGTACGGGATATGTATACTCTCAAAAACTCGTCGAGGATGGAAAAGCGAAAGTATTGAACGTTAAGCTGTCTCCCGTGAAGGAATCGGAATATTACGTTGATGGAACGTTAGATCAGGTCGATGAAGAAGATAGTGATGAAGTTGCTACGGATGATCAAGAAGCATCAGATGATAGTGAAGTAGAGCAACCATCATCTGAGGAATAAGCCGCTTCCTGAAAAATGAATGATCTAGTTCAGATTACTTGCGCAAGTGTGGCGCTACGATTTCAAATTGCCGATCAAACATCGTTGTCCTCAGATTTAAGTAATAGTTTAGTAGTATAAATACGAGGACAACTACTTGATCGGTTTTCTGTTAGTGAATTGTCATCCTTCGTTACGATGTGCAGTTTGGAGCGCCTACTAAGCAATAACATATTGTCAGGCTGTAAGCGGCAGTTGCAATAATGAGAACGGATGGTACAGGTTCTATCTTGTCCGTATTATGAATAACATGTAGAGAACGTAATAACGTTTTTTAATACGTGTGTTCGTAATTCAAACTTATGATGTAATTTACTTCGAAAATCATTTTGAAGTAGTACATGAAAAGTTTTAGGGGGATAGAGTATGAAAGTTTCTAATGTGACGGTTAGAAGAAGACTGTTCACCATTCTCATGTTTGCAATTATCGCTTTTATTGGCTTAATCGTACGTTTAAGTTATGTACAGCTAATTGAAGGCGCGGAGTTATCAGAGAAAGCGGAAAATTCTTGGCGTCGTAATATACCTTATGTCGCAAATCGTGGAGAAATATGGGATCGTAATGGCGTGCGGTTGGCATATAACGTAAGTACGCCGACCGTATGGGCGATTCCAGTACAAGTGAAAGAGAAAGAGAAAACAGCACAGACATTAGCTCCATTACTCAATATGACGGTAGAAGAAGTATTAAAAGAAGTTTCCAAAACTAAGATGATTGTCAGTTTAAAACCAGGTGGTCGCAAAATGACAACCGAACTTGCAACCACAATTCGAGGTTTGAGTTTGCCTGGAATTGTGGTTGCAGAAGATAATAAGCGATATTATCCTTATGATGAACTTGCTGCGCATATTCTTGGGTTTACTGGTATAGATAATCAAGGCTTAACGGGAATTGAACTTACTTATAACGAGCGATTGACTGGTACACAAGGTATGGTTTCATTTCTATCTGATGCAGCAGGAAGACAAATGCCTAACTCATCTGATACGTATGTAAAACCACAAGAAGGACTAACACTTCAACTTACTATTGATCAGCAAATCCAGACCGTGATGGAACGTGAATTGGATCAAGCGATGACTGGGTTGAATGCTGATGCTGTAATGGCGATAGCAATGAACCCAAATACAGGTGAGATATTAGCAATGGCTAGTCGGCCTAGTTACAGTCCAAGTAACTATCAGGAGGTAGATGCTTCGGTTTACAATCGTAATCTTCCAATTTGGATGACTTATGAGCCGGGATCAACTTTCAAAATTATTACGTTAGCCGCTGCACTTGAAGAGAATAAAGTTAATTTAAAGACGGATAGCTTTTATGATGGAGGCGCCGTAGAGATTGGCGGAGCAAGACTGCGTTGTTGGAAAAAGGGTGGGCACGGTAGTCAAACTTTTTTACAAGTAGTTGAAAATTCTTGCAACCCAGGTTTTGTAGAGCTAGGTAATCGTCTAGGCAAAGATAAACTTTTTGAATATATTAGAAACTTCGGATTCGGCACTAAAACAGGTATTGATATTGGTGGCGAAGAGAACGGGATTTTATTCAAATTAAGTCAAGTAGGTCCGGTAGAATTAGCAACAACGGCATTTGGTCAAGGTGTATCTGTTACTCCAATCCAACAAATTACTGCCGTATCAGCCGCCGTCAACGGCGGCACGCTTTACAAGCCATACGTCGCCAAAGCCTGGATAAATCGAGATACTGGGGAAACTGTTCAATCGAATGAACCGACTGTAGTGAGACAAGTCATTTCAGGAGAAACTTCTAAGCAAGTTCGTGAGGCGCTAGAAAGTGTTGTAGCGAAAGGCACAGGTAGAAATGCATTTATAGATGGTTACCGTGTGGGAGGGAAGACAGGAACCGCTCAGAAGGTTATTGACGGCAGGTACTCGACGACGGAACATATTGTATCATTTATTGGAGTAGCTCCTGCAGATGATCCTCAGATCGTTATCTACGTTGCTGTAGATAATCCAGAAGGTATACAATTCGGTGGTGTTGTTGCAGCACCAATTGTACGTAACATTATGGAGGATGCTCTGCAAATATTAGAAGTTCCGAAACGTACAAATCAAATCGATCGTTTATATAAATACGGTGAAACACCAATCGTTGAGGTACCTAATCTAATTGGGAAAAGTGTATCTGAAATATATGAAGATATGAACATGAATTTCATGCTCACTAGTGCAGGAACAGGTAAGGTCGTAATTAAGCAAGCGCCTGCAGCTGGAGAGCGTGTAGATCGGGGGTCGACGATACGGATCTACCTAGGAGATGAAGAGGATATTCATAATCATTGACTGTGATCACGATGTATCGCGTGGTAGCTTAGTCGACGGCGAAGCTGCCATTCATCGGTCACTCCAGTGCTCACGTACCAAGTACGTACGCTGCGCGCTTCGCTTCCCTAGCTTCATGGCATCTTCTTGGTGCTGACAGCCAACGATTTTGAATTTTTATTATAAGCCTCGGGCTAAAGAATCTTCTGCTCGTGTACTTGAACCGTACACATTACTGGGTATTGTTTCATAGTACTCTGAGGGTTGGATACTCAGTTGATGACTTCATATGAAATTATAGAAATTTCATATGAAGCATAGTGGTAAAGAATTTTCCGCTCGTGTACTTGAACCGTACACGTTGCTGGGTAGCGTTTCAGAGTGCTTGTATTCATTAGAAATTTCACATGGTGTCTTGAAAGGACGCTTTCTTTCGCCAATTATTACTTAATATTTGGTATGTTTCGAACGGGCCTAACATAATTGTTAAAAATAGCTATTGAATTGTCAAGCTATTCAGATGTAGTATAGTTGACGGGTATAAATATTTGGAAAGAACTAGAGTTTGATACATAGTTTTTTCAAGAAGGAGATAATGACATTGATTACTAGAACAGTTGCGCAGCTCGCAGAGATGAGCGGTGCTATTCTAAAGAGTGATAATACAGAGTTAGTCGTGCAAGGTGTTATGACGGACTCGCGAACTGTAGGTGGACAATTGTTCGTTCCGCTAGTAGGGGAACACTCCGATGGTCATCAACATATTTATCATGCTGTAGAAAAGGGCGCAACAGCGGCACTTTGGAAAAAAGGTGTGCCTGTTCCTGAAGATTTGCCACATATTCCTTTCTTGCTTGTTCGTGATCCATTAGCAGCCCTGCAAAAGCTTGCAATGAGTTATCGAAGTGAATTGTTTACAAGAGTAGTCGCAATTACAGGAAGTAATGGTAAGACAACGACGAAGGATATGACAGCAGCATTATTATCTACAGTGTACAAGGTAAGTAAAACACAAGGGAATTTCAATAATCATATCGGACTTCCATTAACTATTTTGGCATTAGAAGAGGATACAGATATTGTAGTTGTTGAACTAGGTATGAGTGGCTTTGGTGAAATTGAACTATTAACTCAAATTGCCCAACCTGATGTTGCCATTATTACAAACATCGGCGATGCCCATATGTTGCAACTTGGTAGCCGCAATGGAATCGCTCAGGCTAAACTTGAAATTGTAAATGGGCTTGGTGATGAAGGTGTATTCATCTACAACGGTGATGAACCATTGATCGAAGAAGAAATGAATAAACTGCATAATTTATCTTCATTGGAGAAAAAGCGTTTTGGATTGGAAGCGAGTAACGATTGGTCAGCGGCTAACATTGAGCTAGATCCATTTGGTAGTCGCTTTGACGTGTTATATATGGGCGAGTCTTGCAACATCGGACAGCAACATATTACAACGCCAGGTCGTCATAATGTAAGTAATGCTTTGGCAGCCATTGCAGTCGCTCGTTTGTTCGGAGTAGCTGCTAATCTTATTCAGGAAGGCTTTAATCGATTGCAATTAACAGGTATGCGTATTGCTCCTACAAAAGCATATAATGGAGCTACTGTACTTAATGATGCATATAACGCCAATCCAACGGCAACTCGAGCTGCCATTGATTTACTTGGAAGCTTAACTGGCTTCCGTAAGAAATGGTTAGTACTTAGTGATATGCTAGAGCTTGGTCCCGATGAAATCGCTATGCATGTTGATATGGGTCAATATGCGACAAGTGATAAAGTAGATGCCGTCATTACGTATGGTAATCTCGCTGCTCATATCGTTGAAGGTGCGAAAGATCATTTCTCAGAAGAACTACTAAAATATTTTACAACAAAGGAAGAGCTGATCGATTGGCTATTGCCTCATATTTCACCTGATGACCTTGTTCTTGTTAAAGGCTCAAGAAGTATGAAGATGGAGCAGGTTGTCGAAGCTTTAGAAAAGGGGTGAGTGTATGGACATGATGGTCATTCTATTATCTTTAGGTGTTTCATTCATACTAGCAGTTTTATTCGGACCATTGTTCATACCGTTACTGAAACGATTAAAATTCGGACAGCAAATACGGACAGACGGTCCACAGTCACATTTGAAAAAGAGTGGTACTCCAACCATGGGTGGAGTTATTATCATGCTTGCACTGTTAATTTCATTCGTAAAGTTTGCTGAGATTTCTAGTGAATTTTGGGTGCTGTTAACGGCGTCGCTTGGTTTTGGTATCGTAGGATTTCTTGATGACTATATTAAAATTGTATTTAAGCGTTCACTTGGTCTAACGGCAAAGCAAAAGCTCGCGGGACAACTGTTATTCTCGATTATCGTTTGTGCACAACTTTACAATATGGGTCATAGTACAGAACTTCTTATACCTGGAACACAAATTGGGTTTGATCTTGGATGGTTCTATTATCCTTTTGTCATCATTATTTTGTTTGGAGCAAGCAACGCTGTTAACTTTACAGATGGTATTGATGGTCTATTGGCTGGAACTAGCGCAATAGCATTTGGTGCATTCACTATCGTTGCACTGTTAGCCGATTCATATGATGCTGCAATCTTCTCGTCTGCAATGGTTGGAGCTGTATTAGGTTTTCTTGTATACAATGCACATCCTGCTAAAGTTTTCATGGGTGACATGGGATCTCTCGGTATCGGTGGTGGTATTGCGGCAGTAGCCATTATAACGAAAACAGAATTGCTTTTAGTTATCATTGGTGGAGTATTCGTCTTGGAAATGTTATCTGTTATAATTCAAGTAACATCCTTCAAAATTCGAAAAAAACGCGTATTCCGTATGAGTCCAATTCATCATCATTTTGAGCTTTCTGGTTGGTCTGAATGGAAAGTGGATGCTGTATTCTGGACGGTCGGGTTAGTGCTCGCTATTATAGGTTTATTGCTTGTTCTATAAGATGAAATTCAAAACAGCCACTTGTGATCACGATGTAACGCGCTGTAGCATAGTCGGCGGCGAATATGCCCCCCATCGAAAGCCTGCGTGTGCTCACGTACACAAAACGTACGCTGTGCTACTCATTTTCGCTGTGGGTCATCTTCTTGGTGCTGACAGGCGACTGTATTGAACCTTTATTATAAGCTCAGATGAAATTCAAAACAGCCACTTGTGATCACGATGTAACGCGCTGTAGCATAGTCGGCGGCGAATATGCCCCCCATCGAAAGCCTGCGTGTGCTCACGTACACAAAACGTACGCTGTGCTACTCATTTTCGCTGTGGGTCATCTTCTTGTTGCTGACAGGCGACTGTATTGAACCTGTATTATAAGCTCAGATGAAATTCAAAACAGCCACTTGTGATCACGATGTAACGCGCTGTAGCATAGTCGGCGGCGAATATGACTTTTCTGAATATAAGATATAATGATCAATGTAACGGTTCTCGCTGGGCGGGGACCGTTACATCTATAAGTAGATAGTCAAAAGATTAGACGTTGATTTGAATTGGACTTGAGCTACATAAAATATGTATTCCAAGAAAAAAAGAG includes:
- a CDS encoding penicillin-binding protein; translated protein: MIKRIKLRTLLLGGVITLLFLFLIFHIYKVQVVEGSMWLQLAEKRWSTSETFKSKRGTITDREGNVLAMDAIAYNVSINPKLIHGAEINDEVIEALVSILGMSEETASANVNAKREDGTYYSNRELRKGGWQIEKEVADKLKEFSDELKKKLSIEKKTVDSGIYIVETYERLYPQNKIASQLLGYISVDGENKMGVESTFNDKLTGSDGYISYQKDGNKVQIAGSDVEYVAPKDGQKIQLTIDSEIQNFAEEALRNVVKQYSPKSATAIVADPNTMEILAMANMPDFDPNNYGDSDYSNMYNHAVGSLYEPGSTFKIVTLASAIEEGVFDPDELYQSGTIYVPGDPKPISDHNKYGWGMISFLDGLKYSSNVAFVKLGFERLGGEKLREYYTNFGFAQKTGIEIPNEAVGTIRFKYNREIAAAAFGQGGVVVTPIQQVAAVAAVANGGELMKPFIVKSITDPTTQTTTITSPTVVRRVISEESSKLANEYLEQVVSDRINGTGRNAYIEGYRVAGKTGTAQKVVGKDYSTDKYVVSFIGYAPVDDPQLIVLVIVDEPNDKHAGGSKVAAPVFQEIMLKSLRKLDIAPNYENSEVEENNMPTEIMVSTPDVTGMKGGLAKEKLKNAGLPYEFIGDGSIVEQQIPTAGSLVHPTQTVYLVTEQKENLNVPDLTGVSLRDAVEIAALLGVQLKIEGTGYVYSQKLVEDGKAKVLNVKLSPVKESEYYVDGTLDQVDEEDSDEVATDDQEASDDSEVEQPSSEE
- a CDS encoding stage V sporulation protein D; the encoded protein is MKVSNVTVRRRLFTILMFAIIAFIGLIVRLSYVQLIEGAELSEKAENSWRRNIPYVANRGEIWDRNGVRLAYNVSTPTVWAIPVQVKEKEKTAQTLAPLLNMTVEEVLKEVSKTKMIVSLKPGGRKMTTELATTIRGLSLPGIVVAEDNKRYYPYDELAAHILGFTGIDNQGLTGIELTYNERLTGTQGMVSFLSDAAGRQMPNSSDTYVKPQEGLTLQLTIDQQIQTVMERELDQAMTGLNADAVMAIAMNPNTGEILAMASRPSYSPSNYQEVDASVYNRNLPIWMTYEPGSTFKIITLAAALEENKVNLKTDSFYDGGAVEIGGARLRCWKKGGHGSQTFLQVVENSCNPGFVELGNRLGKDKLFEYIRNFGFGTKTGIDIGGEENGILFKLSQVGPVELATTAFGQGVSVTPIQQITAVSAAVNGGTLYKPYVAKAWINRDTGETVQSNEPTVVRQVISGETSKQVREALESVVAKGTGRNAFIDGYRVGGKTGTAQKVIDGRYSTTEHIVSFIGVAPADDPQIVIYVAVDNPEGIQFGGVVAAPIVRNIMEDALQILEVPKRTNQIDRLYKYGETPIVEVPNLIGKSVSEIYEDMNMNFMLTSAGTGKVVIKQAPAAGERVDRGSTIRIYLGDEEDIHNH
- a CDS encoding UDP-N-acetylmuramoyl-tripeptide--D-alanyl-D-alanine ligase; its protein translation is MITRTVAQLAEMSGAILKSDNTELVVQGVMTDSRTVGGQLFVPLVGEHSDGHQHIYHAVEKGATAALWKKGVPVPEDLPHIPFLLVRDPLAALQKLAMSYRSELFTRVVAITGSNGKTTTKDMTAALLSTVYKVSKTQGNFNNHIGLPLTILALEEDTDIVVVELGMSGFGEIELLTQIAQPDVAIITNIGDAHMLQLGSRNGIAQAKLEIVNGLGDEGVFIYNGDEPLIEEEMNKLHNLSSLEKKRFGLEASNDWSAANIELDPFGSRFDVLYMGESCNIGQQHITTPGRHNVSNALAAIAVARLFGVAANLIQEGFNRLQLTGMRIAPTKAYNGATVLNDAYNANPTATRAAIDLLGSLTGFRKKWLVLSDMLELGPDEIAMHVDMGQYATSDKVDAVITYGNLAAHIVEGAKDHFSEELLKYFTTKEELIDWLLPHISPDDLVLVKGSRSMKMEQVVEALEKG
- the mraY gene encoding phospho-N-acetylmuramoyl-pentapeptide-transferase → MDMMVILLSLGVSFILAVLFGPLFIPLLKRLKFGQQIRTDGPQSHLKKSGTPTMGGVIIMLALLISFVKFAEISSEFWVLLTASLGFGIVGFLDDYIKIVFKRSLGLTAKQKLAGQLLFSIIVCAQLYNMGHSTELLIPGTQIGFDLGWFYYPFVIIILFGASNAVNFTDGIDGLLAGTSAIAFGAFTIVALLADSYDAAIFSSAMVGAVLGFLVYNAHPAKVFMGDMGSLGIGGGIAAVAIITKTELLLVIIGGVFVLEMLSVIIQVTSFKIRKKRVFRMSPIHHHFELSGWSEWKVDAVFWTVGLVLAIIGLLLVL